One Vibrio neonatus genomic window carries:
- a CDS encoding DNA topoisomerase III, which produces MTRLFVAEKPSLGRAIASALPRPHKNGQGYIECGNGDIVTWCIGHLLEQVEPDVYDPKYKRWDLADLPIIPEQWQLRPRKSAAKQLAVVKKLLKSSQQIVNAGDPDREGQLLVDEVFDYCKVSKTKKESAQRLLISDLNLAAVKRSLTNMRSNREFVPLSVSALARSRADWLYGMNMSRAYTLLGKKAGYNGVLSVGRVQTPVLGLVVRRDREIENFVPRDYFTLDALIPYQDGNQAFDIRAKWVPSEACEKWLDEDGRVLSLPLVENVANRIKGQPAVVVKSEQKKTKQAPPLPYSLSALQIDASKRYNMSAQQVLDLCQSLYEKYKVITYPRSDCRYLPKEHFKEAKSVCDVILANTADQQTAVANADLSLRSKAWNDAKVDAHHAIIPTPKKANNLPAQEAKVYQLIATQYLMQFYPPAEYAESKLEFDILGGKFTASGRQLLLPGWKVLFPARKDSANKESQAPLVPALEKGQQLTCREGEIKSKKTEPPKHFTEATLLQAMTGIGSFVQDSSLKKILRETDGIGTEATRAGILDTLFKRALLMRSGKSVLSTPAGKGLVEALPDLSTYPDLTAHWEKQLQDMAEKKQAYQPFIAQLQQQLAQLMDTAKTGPVPDSLRSLPEVKKPAYKKRRVSRKKTPTKSTPKR; this is translated from the coding sequence ATGACTCGACTTTTTGTAGCAGAGAAACCCAGCTTAGGTCGCGCTATCGCCAGTGCACTGCCTAGACCACATAAAAACGGTCAAGGTTATATCGAATGTGGCAATGGCGACATAGTGACTTGGTGTATTGGACATCTGTTAGAGCAGGTCGAACCCGATGTGTACGATCCTAAATATAAACGCTGGGATCTGGCGGATCTGCCGATTATTCCCGAACAGTGGCAACTCAGACCTCGCAAAAGTGCCGCCAAACAATTGGCGGTGGTAAAAAAGTTGCTTAAATCATCACAACAGATAGTCAACGCAGGCGATCCTGACCGAGAAGGGCAATTGCTGGTGGATGAGGTGTTTGATTATTGTAAGGTCAGCAAAACCAAAAAAGAATCAGCGCAGCGTTTACTGATTAGTGATTTAAACTTGGCGGCGGTAAAACGTTCGCTGACAAATATGCGCAGTAATCGTGAGTTTGTACCTCTGTCAGTGTCTGCATTGGCGCGCTCTCGCGCCGATTGGTTGTATGGCATGAATATGTCCCGCGCTTATACATTGCTTGGGAAAAAAGCTGGCTACAACGGCGTGCTGTCAGTGGGAAGGGTTCAAACCCCAGTATTAGGTCTGGTGGTGCGTCGAGACCGCGAAATCGAAAACTTTGTGCCGCGAGACTATTTTACTCTAGATGCATTAATCCCGTATCAAGATGGCAATCAAGCTTTTGATATTCGTGCCAAATGGGTGCCTAGCGAAGCCTGTGAAAAATGGCTCGATGAAGATGGGCGGGTTTTGAGCTTGCCATTGGTAGAAAACGTCGCCAATCGCATCAAAGGTCAGCCTGCGGTTGTGGTCAAATCGGAGCAGAAAAAAACTAAGCAAGCGCCGCCATTACCGTATTCGCTCAGTGCTTTACAGATAGATGCCTCCAAGCGCTATAACATGAGTGCGCAGCAGGTATTGGATTTGTGTCAGTCGCTCTATGAAAAATATAAAGTGATCACATACCCTCGTTCAGACTGTCGCTATTTACCGAAAGAACACTTTAAAGAAGCAAAATCCGTTTGTGATGTGATTTTAGCCAATACAGCAGATCAACAAACGGCGGTGGCGAACGCCGATTTATCACTGCGCTCAAAAGCGTGGAACGATGCTAAAGTGGATGCCCACCACGCGATTATCCCTACGCCGAAAAAAGCCAATAATCTTCCTGCGCAAGAAGCAAAAGTTTACCAACTTATCGCCACTCAATATTTAATGCAGTTTTATCCGCCAGCAGAATATGCCGAATCTAAATTAGAGTTTGATATTTTAGGTGGCAAGTTTACCGCCTCTGGTCGTCAGTTATTGCTACCCGGTTGGAAAGTGCTTTTTCCGGCTAGAAAAGACAGCGCCAATAAAGAGTCGCAAGCACCGCTAGTACCTGCACTGGAAAAAGGGCAACAACTGACTTGCCGAGAAGGTGAAATCAAAAGTAAGAAAACTGAGCCGCCAAAACATTTTACCGAAGCGACATTGCTACAAGCGATGACCGGCATAGGAAGTTTTGTACAAGACAGTTCGCTGAAAAAGATTCTACGAGAAACCGACGGCATTGGCACAGAAGCCACTCGCGCTGGCATATTAGATACTTTGTTTAAGCGAGCACTACTGATGCGCAGTGGTAAATCTGTGCTGAGTACGCCTGCTGGAAAAGGGTTGGTTGAAGCCTTGCCTGATTTATCGACCTATCCAGATCTTACTGCGCATTGGGAAAAGCAGTTGCAAGATATGGCTGAGAAGAAACAAGCCTATCAGCCTTTTATTGCTCAGTTGCAGCAACAATTGGCGCAGCTAATGGATACCGCCAAAACAGGCCCAGTCCCTGATTCGCTACGTTCATTGCCAGAGGTGAAGAAGCCCGCGTATAAAAAGCGTCGAGTGAGCCGTAAGAAAACACCGACTAAATCGACGCCTAAACGCTAG
- a CDS encoding NAD(P)H nitroreductase has translation MDALDLLLNRRSIAKLSTPAPSGEALDNILRAGLRAPDHGGLTPWRFVISQGEGLQKLADILVSAAHKSNAEPSVIEKLSNAPFRAPMVITVIAKTKPHPKVPEFEQYLSAGCAAQAMQMAAVAQGFQGFWRSGTWMFDDNVASALGLQGKDKIVGFLYLGTADCVEAKAPIRELDQFVEYL, from the coding sequence ATGGACGCACTGGATCTTTTATTAAATCGCCGCTCAATAGCAAAGTTATCAACGCCAGCTCCTAGTGGTGAAGCGCTAGATAATATTTTAAGAGCAGGGCTTAGAGCGCCAGATCATGGCGGATTAACCCCGTGGCGTTTTGTGATTTCACAAGGTGAAGGCTTGCAAAAACTGGCGGATATTTTGGTGTCAGCCGCGCATAAATCTAATGCCGAGCCGAGCGTTATTGAAAAACTGTCTAACGCTCCGTTTCGCGCGCCAATGGTGATCACTGTGATTGCCAAAACCAAACCACATCCAAAAGTCCCTGAATTTGAACAATACTTGTCGGCAGGTTGCGCCGCGCAAGCCATGCAAATGGCCGCCGTTGCACAGGGTTTTCAAGGCTTTTGGCGCTCTGGCACTTGGATGTTTGATGACAATGTGGCTAGCGCACTGGGCTTGCAAGGCAAAGATAAAATCGTTGGTTTCTTATATTTAGGCACAGCCGATTGTGTGGAAGCAAAAGCGCCGATACGCGAGCTTGATCAATTTGTTGAATATTTATAG
- a CDS encoding NADPH-dependent 2,4-dienoyl-CoA reductase, translating into MYPNLLQPLDLGFTQLKNRVLMGSMHTGLEDSVKGLQKLAAFYEERAKGGVGIIVTGGFSPNLRGRLYPTAAQFSRAKHAQAHKVITEAVHRHQGKIALQLLHAGRYGYHPLAQSSTPAKAPIAKFAPSEMSSRQVKNTIEDYANSAALAKEAGYDGVEVMGSEGYLINQFICKRTNQRDDEWGGCYQNRMRFPLEIVKAIRRSAGEDFIIIFRLSMLDLVEEGSTLEDVILLAKELEAAGVTIINTGIGWHEARVPTIVTSVPRGAFTWVTNKIKPHVSIPVIATNRINSPDQAEQIIAQGAADMVSMARPFLADPEFVLKAQNNEPELINTCIGCNQACLDNAFKGKRASCMVNPRACYETEMPIVKATLRKRVAVVGAGPAGLSAALYCAKRGHTVHLIEKNDRIGGQFRLAMQIPGKEEFRETIRYFANQLDKYGVRLMLNTEASAQVLQEYDEIIMATGVKPRQIDIEGLSESSKVYDYQTLIRDKSYLGEKVAVIGAGGVGIDVATMLTEPSRFSLQEWMHEWGIDQEYNHAGGLYPFPEIHSKTEVWLLQRKEGTVGKGPGKTTGWVHRATLKKRGVHLLGGVGYQKWDDAGLHISIKGEQQLLDADSVVVCAGQESVRPFEEHWSEREEHVHVIGGAEYAGELDAVRAIRQGFEIAIKI; encoded by the coding sequence ATGTACCCAAACCTTCTTCAACCTCTTGATCTAGGGTTTACACAATTAAAAAACCGAGTATTGATGGGCTCAATGCACACAGGGCTTGAGGATAGTGTTAAAGGGCTACAAAAGTTAGCTGCTTTTTATGAAGAGCGCGCCAAAGGTGGTGTGGGTATTATTGTTACGGGAGGCTTTTCGCCAAACCTGCGTGGACGCTTGTACCCCACGGCGGCGCAATTTAGCCGCGCCAAACACGCCCAAGCACACAAAGTAATTACGGAGGCTGTGCACCGTCATCAAGGCAAAATAGCCCTGCAATTACTGCACGCTGGTCGTTATGGTTATCATCCCTTAGCGCAAAGCTCGACGCCTGCCAAAGCGCCCATCGCTAAGTTTGCTCCTAGTGAAATGAGCTCTCGTCAGGTCAAAAATACCATCGAAGATTATGCCAATAGCGCGGCTCTTGCTAAAGAAGCGGGTTATGACGGCGTAGAAGTAATGGGCTCCGAAGGATATTTGATCAATCAATTCATCTGTAAACGCACCAATCAGCGTGATGATGAGTGGGGCGGCTGTTATCAAAACCGAATGCGTTTTCCTCTTGAGATAGTTAAGGCAATTCGCCGCTCTGCGGGTGAAGATTTTATTATTATCTTTCGTCTGTCTATGCTCGATTTGGTCGAAGAAGGCAGTACGCTTGAGGATGTGATTTTGCTTGCCAAGGAACTGGAAGCGGCAGGCGTAACTATTATTAATACCGGTATTGGTTGGCATGAGGCGCGAGTGCCTACAATTGTCACCTCAGTGCCAAGAGGTGCCTTTACTTGGGTGACCAATAAGATCAAACCGCACGTTTCTATTCCGGTGATTGCAACCAATCGTATTAACAGCCCAGATCAAGCCGAGCAAATTATCGCGCAAGGTGCAGCAGATATGGTATCGATGGCGCGTCCGTTTTTGGCTGATCCTGAATTTGTGCTCAAAGCGCAAAACAATGAACCCGAATTAATTAATACCTGCATTGGATGTAATCAAGCCTGCCTTGATAATGCCTTTAAGGGTAAGCGTGCCAGTTGCATGGTCAACCCAAGAGCGTGCTACGAAACTGAAATGCCGATTGTTAAAGCCACTCTGCGCAAGCGAGTTGCAGTGGTTGGCGCTGGCCCTGCTGGACTTAGCGCGGCCTTATATTGCGCCAAGCGCGGGCACACGGTACATCTGATAGAAAAAAATGATCGTATTGGCGGGCAATTTAGGCTGGCAATGCAAATTCCGGGTAAGGAAGAATTTAGAGAGACCATTCGTTATTTTGCCAATCAATTGGACAAATATGGCGTGCGTCTGATGCTCAATACTGAAGCCTCCGCACAAGTGCTACAAGAGTACGATGAAATTATCATGGCAACTGGGGTTAAACCTCGTCAGATTGATATCGAAGGTTTGTCTGAAAGCAGCAAAGTGTATGACTATCAAACCCTTATTCGTGATAAAAGCTACTTAGGGGAAAAAGTTGCAGTTATAGGTGCTGGCGGCGTTGGCATTGATGTTGCTACTATGCTCACTGAGCCTAGTCGGTTCTCACTGCAAGAATGGATGCATGAGTGGGGCATAGATCAAGAATACAATCATGCGGGCGGGTTATACCCGTTCCCAGAAATCCATTCCAAAACAGAAGTATGGCTACTGCAACGTAAAGAAGGCACGGTGGGCAAAGGTCCCGGTAAAACCACAGGTTGGGTACATAGAGCCACATTGAAAAAACGCGGCGTACATTTGCTTGGCGGAGTAGGCTATCAGAAATGGGATGATGCAGGTTTGCATATCTCAATAAAAGGCGAACAACAACTGCTCGATGCCGATAGTGTGGTGGTCTGCGCAGGTCAAGAATCAGTGCGCCCTTTTGAGGAGCATTGGTCAGAACGGGAAGAACATGTACACGTCATTGGTGGGGCTGAGTATGCCGGAGAGTTGGATGCGGTGCGTGCGATTCGTCAAGGCTTTGAAATTGCAATTAAGATCTAG
- the ansA gene encoding asparaginase yields MSQNSTRKHIYIAYTGGTIGMQKSGKGYVPVAGFMESQLAGMPEFNRPEMPLYTIHEYAPLIDSSDMTPADWQQIANDIKQNYDKYDGFVILHGTDTMAYTASALSFMFENLSKPVIVTGSQIPLAELRSDGQANLLNALHIAANYPINEVTLFFNNQLMRGNRSTKSHADGFSAFTSPNLPPLLEAGINIQVSAHAAVDAKPVGEFKVHTITPQPIGVITMYPGISHEVIRNTLRQPVNAMILLTFGVGNAPQNPELLGHLKEASERGVIVVNLTQCLAGKVNMGGYATGCALADAGVISGYDMTPEAALAKLHFLLSQGLAYEEIKTQMHRVLRGEMSL; encoded by the coding sequence ATGTCTCAAAATAGCACTCGTAAACACATCTATATCGCCTACACTGGCGGCACCATTGGTATGCAAAAATCAGGAAAAGGATATGTTCCTGTTGCCGGTTTTATGGAATCACAACTTGCAGGTATGCCTGAGTTTAACCGTCCAGAAATGCCACTTTATACCATTCATGAGTACGCTCCTCTGATTGATTCTTCTGACATGACTCCTGCTGATTGGCAACAAATTGCCAATGACATCAAGCAAAACTACGACAAATACGATGGCTTTGTGATTTTGCATGGTACAGACACCATGGCTTACACCGCCTCCGCTTTATCATTTATGTTTGAGAACTTGAGCAAGCCTGTAATTGTGACTGGCTCGCAAATTCCATTGGCTGAATTGCGCTCGGATGGACAAGCTAACCTGCTCAACGCATTACACATTGCCGCCAATTACCCAATTAATGAAGTAACGCTCTTCTTCAACAACCAATTGATGCGTGGTAACCGAAGCACTAAATCACACGCTGATGGTTTTTCGGCATTTACCTCACCAAACTTACCACCTCTTTTGGAAGCAGGGATCAACATTCAAGTCAGCGCGCACGCCGCCGTTGATGCCAAACCTGTTGGTGAATTTAAAGTGCACACCATTACTCCGCAACCTATCGGGGTTATCACTATGTATCCGGGGATTTCACATGAAGTGATCCGCAATACTCTGAGACAACCGGTCAATGCGATGATTCTGCTCACCTTTGGCGTGGGTAATGCGCCGCAAAACCCTGAGTTGTTAGGTCACTTAAAAGAAGCCTCTGAGCGTGGCGTCATTGTGGTTAACCTAACTCAGTGTCTGGCAGGTAAAGTAAACATGGGCGGCTACGCCACAGGCTGTGCCTTAGCCGATGCGGGTGTCATCAGTGGTTATGACATGACACCGGAAGCGGCACTCGCCAAACTGCACTTTTTACTGAGCCAAGGGCTGGCTTACGAAGAGATAAAAACACAAATGCATCGTGTATTGCGCGGTGAAATGAGCCTGTAA
- a CDS encoding YeaC family protein, translating to MSQEQSNQEKPSVEQMIDAITPQAYQRLTFAVETGRWPEGATLSEEQRAYCQQAIMLYQSKHNIDAQHMTVAAGGEISFKSKSELKRQFTEQETITKVKLD from the coding sequence ATGAGTCAGGAACAATCAAATCAAGAAAAGCCCAGTGTGGAACAGATGATCGATGCCATCACTCCACAAGCGTATCAAAGGCTAACTTTTGCTGTAGAAACAGGACGTTGGCCAGAAGGTGCTACCTTGAGTGAAGAGCAGCGTGCGTACTGCCAGCAGGCAATTATGCTGTATCAAAGTAAGCATAATATTGATGCGCAACATATGACGGTCGCGGCAGGTGGTGAGATCAGTTTTAAGTCGAAAAGTGAGTTAAAACGTCAGTTTACTGAGCAAGAGACCATCACTAAAGTAAAACTCGATTGA
- the msrB gene encoding peptide-methionine (R)-S-oxide reductase MsrB, which translates to MSKGNNTTTEQEWRQKLSREEYRVCREQGTEAPYSGKLLHNRASGDYLCTCCHSLLFKSDNKYDSGCGWPSFDAPVSNEAIRYIEDNSFGMKRVEIRCAECDSHLGHVFTDGPETTGERYCVNSVSLKFNDEGNEQG; encoded by the coding sequence TTGAGCAAAGGTAACAACACGACGACCGAGCAAGAATGGCGTCAAAAATTAAGCAGGGAAGAGTACAGAGTTTGCCGAGAACAGGGCACCGAAGCCCCTTATAGCGGTAAATTATTGCACAATAGAGCGTCGGGAGATTACTTATGTACCTGTTGTCATTCGTTATTGTTTAAGTCTGACAATAAATACGACTCTGGCTGTGGTTGGCCAAGTTTTGATGCGCCAGTGTCAAACGAGGCGATTCGTTATATCGAGGACAATAGCTTTGGTATGAAGCGTGTCGAGATACGTTGCGCCGAATGCGATAGCCACCTTGGACATGTATTCACCGACGGCCCTGAAACCACAGGTGAACGCTATTGTGTCAATTCAGTATCTTTGAAATTTAACGATGAAGGGAATGAACAGGGTTAA
- the gap gene encoding type I glyceraldehyde-3-phosphate dehydrogenase — protein MTIKVGINGFGRIGRFVFRAAQERNDIEVVGINDLIDVDYMAYMLKYDSTHGRFNGTVEVKDGNLIVNGNTVRVTAERNPEDLKWNEIGVDVVAEATGLFLTDETARKHITAGAKKVVLTGPSKDATPMFVNGVNFDTYAGQDIVSNASCTTNCLAPIAKVLNDTFGIESGLMTTVHATTATQKTVDGPSAKDWRGGRGASQNIIPSSTGAAKAVGVVLPEVNGKLTGMAFRVPTANVSVVDLTVNLKTGASYETICAAMKEASEGALKGVLGYTEDAVVSQDFIGETCTSVFDAKAGIALTDNFVKVVSWYDNEIGYSNKVLDLIAHISK, from the coding sequence ATGACTATCAAAGTAGGTATTAACGGTTTTGGCCGTATCGGCCGTTTCGTATTCCGTGCAGCTCAAGAACGTAACGACATCGAAGTAGTAGGTATTAACGACCTAATCGACGTAGATTACATGGCTTACATGCTAAAATACGACTCAACTCACGGTCGCTTTAACGGCACTGTTGAAGTTAAAGACGGTAACCTAATCGTAAACGGCAACACTGTACGTGTTACTGCTGAGCGCAACCCAGAAGACCTTAAGTGGAACGAAATCGGTGTTGACGTTGTTGCTGAAGCAACTGGTCTTTTCCTAACTGACGAGACTGCACGTAAGCACATCACTGCAGGCGCTAAGAAAGTTGTTCTAACTGGTCCTTCAAAAGACGCTACTCCAATGTTCGTTAACGGCGTTAACTTCGACACTTACGCTGGTCAAGACATCGTTTCTAACGCTTCTTGTACTACTAACTGTCTAGCACCTATCGCTAAAGTTCTTAACGACACATTCGGTATCGAGTCTGGTCTTATGACTACAGTTCACGCTACTACAGCAACTCAAAAAACTGTAGATGGTCCTTCTGCTAAAGACTGGCGTGGTGGTCGTGGTGCTTCTCAAAACATCATCCCATCTTCAACTGGTGCTGCTAAAGCTGTAGGCGTTGTACTTCCTGAAGTAAACGGCAAACTAACTGGTATGGCTTTCCGCGTACCAACTGCTAACGTTTCTGTAGTTGACCTAACAGTTAACCTAAAAACAGGTGCTTCTTACGAAACTATCTGTGCAGCAATGAAAGAAGCTTCTGAAGGCGCTCTTAAAGGCGTTCTTGGTTACACTGAAGATGCAGTTGTTTCTCAAGACTTCATCGGCGAAACTTGTACTTCAGTATTTGATGCTAAAGCTGGTATCGCTCTAACTGATAACTTCGTTAAAGTTGTATCTTGGTACGATAACGAAATCGGTTACTCAAACAAAGTTCTAGACCTAATCGCTCACATCTCTAAGTAA
- a CDS encoding D-hexose-6-phosphate mutarotase: MDVYQLPAVAVLSDNVTIAQHEQLKIVRVIHEKARAAITLHGGHVISYIPEGQQEVIWMSEQANFDGKAALRGGIPVCWPWFGRVAAPAHGFARTAQWQLIEHRENDSGVIISLGLNASEETKAIWPHQFEAVLNVEVGDELKVSLVMTNTDNTDWRFSAALHTYLNLSDIEKVETRGMGPEYIDSLNDAALTQGEDVLTLTDTIDRVYTQPKPLITLSDPDFKRDIIVENQGANSAVIWNPWADGAKGMGDMQDDGYKTFLCIESSHHAPSLEAGTVVKAGDSYTLSTTIRCQ, translated from the coding sequence ATGGATGTATATCAACTCCCCGCAGTGGCGGTACTTTCTGACAACGTCACTATTGCTCAGCACGAGCAACTTAAAATTGTCCGCGTAATACATGAAAAAGCACGCGCAGCAATCACCCTTCACGGCGGTCACGTCATCTCTTATATTCCAGAAGGCCAACAAGAAGTTATCTGGATGAGCGAACAAGCTAATTTTGATGGCAAAGCAGCACTTCGTGGTGGGATCCCTGTATGTTGGCCATGGTTTGGTCGAGTAGCCGCACCTGCACACGGTTTTGCTCGCACCGCGCAATGGCAACTCATTGAACATCGTGAAAATGACAGTGGCGTCATTATCAGTCTTGGTCTTAACGCTAGCGAAGAGACAAAAGCTATATGGCCACATCAATTTGAAGCTGTGCTTAACGTAGAGGTGGGTGACGAGCTTAAAGTAAGCTTGGTAATGACCAACACCGACAACACTGACTGGCGCTTCTCTGCCGCGCTTCACACTTACCTTAATCTCTCTGATATTGAGAAAGTAGAAACCCGAGGTATGGGCCCTGAATACATCGATAGCTTAAACGATGCAGCCCTAACCCAAGGTGAAGATGTGCTGACTCTGACCGATACTATCGATCGTGTTTACACTCAGCCTAAACCACTCATTACTCTAAGTGACCCTGATTTTAAACGCGATATCATCGTAGAAAATCAAGGTGCAAACTCAGCAGTAATATGGAACCCTTGGGCTGACGGCGCTAAAGGTATGGGCGATATGCAAGATGACGGCTACAAAACATTCCTTTGTATTGAGTCGAGCCATCATGCACCTAGCCTAGAAGCGGGCACAGTGGTGAAAGCCGGTGATAGCTACACCTTATCGACAACGATTCGCTGTCAATAA
- the rlmA gene encoding 23S rRNA (guanine(745)-N(1))-methyltransferase, whose protein sequence is MIYACPLCSQPLTLDSRTFKCSNNHMFDKAKEGYVNLMPAHHKHSKNPGDSKEMMQSRRAFLESGHYQKLQQQLANTVQQSITNSVANPLEHSEQPTILDIGCGEGYYTNEIANTLGESAQVYGLDIAKVAVRYASKRYANCHFSVASSYKLPFNDHSLDAIVKVYAPSKQEELLRCLKPGAVLVTVTPGARHLYQLRERIYQEVRLHEEQADEFAGLELIEQAKLNYSMQLVDGQAFDLLQMTPFAWKASPELQAELKQCTSFDCEADFNIQTYRVI, encoded by the coding sequence ATGATTTACGCCTGCCCTCTTTGCTCACAGCCTTTAACGTTAGATTCTCGAACTTTTAAGTGCTCAAACAACCACATGTTCGACAAAGCCAAAGAAGGTTACGTAAACCTAATGCCTGCGCACCATAAGCATTCAAAAAACCCCGGTGACAGCAAAGAGATGATGCAATCTCGTCGCGCTTTCCTAGAGTCTGGACACTACCAAAAACTGCAACAGCAACTGGCGAATACCGTGCAGCAGTCCATCACAAATTCTGTAGCAAATCCCTTAGAACATAGCGAACAGCCGACTATCCTAGATATTGGTTGCGGTGAGGGATATTACACCAATGAAATAGCAAATACATTGGGCGAGAGTGCGCAAGTTTACGGCTTAGATATCGCAAAAGTAGCGGTGCGCTATGCCTCAAAACGGTATGCCAATTGCCACTTTAGCGTTGCCTCTAGCTATAAACTGCCGTTTAACGATCACAGCCTAGATGCCATCGTTAAAGTGTATGCGCCGAGCAAGCAAGAAGAGCTATTACGTTGCCTAAAACCGGGCGCAGTTTTAGTGACCGTGACTCCGGGCGCGAGACACCTGTATCAGCTTAGAGAACGTATTTATCAAGAAGTGCGCTTGCACGAAGAACAAGCGGATGAATTTGCAGGGCTAGAATTGATTGAGCAAGCTAAACTCAATTATTCAATGCAGCTTGTCGATGGACAAGCGTTTGATTTACTGCAAATGACGCCATTTGCTTGGAAAGCGTCACCCGAATTACAAGCTGAGCTAAAACAATGCACCAGTTTTGACTGTGAAGCCGATTTTAATATTCAAACCTATCGGGTCATTTAA
- a CDS encoding ChaN family lipoprotein — MRIQMLSVLLLFVLPNSIANALASNAASPIHTFYDYQLYSAISKDAPQTTAKPLTSLPSTIINADVVLVGEWHSHSAIHRFQAELYQKLLEHNTQVALSMEQFSRPVQNVLDQYLKSEIGELALIAHAKAWPNYSSDYRALVEQAKSESMPVIAANAPREIVRCIGQVGVDYLESLNAEQRQTIAANLDITDRPYKNNFQQVMEGVEQASIEKMYAAQVAWDETMAESIAMHHAKYPHQQILHIAGRFHVENGMGIAYSLHKRAPKLKIVLITPVSSLDEPLGMSQYPEHRLLVLPLPTQVMNTHEHGGFSHPHSSSQPDCQ; from the coding sequence ATGCGCATACAAATGTTAAGTGTACTTCTGCTCTTCGTTTTACCGAACTCAATTGCCAACGCACTTGCCAGCAACGCCGCCTCTCCTATTCACACCTTTTACGATTATCAGCTTTATTCCGCCATTTCCAAAGACGCGCCGCAAACAACAGCAAAACCATTAACCTCGCTACCCAGTACCATCATCAATGCTGATGTTGTGTTAGTGGGCGAATGGCACAGTCATTCTGCAATACACAGATTTCAAGCCGAGCTTTACCAGAAATTGCTTGAGCACAACACGCAGGTCGCCCTTTCGATGGAGCAATTTAGCCGTCCAGTGCAAAACGTATTGGATCAATATCTTAAAAGTGAGATTGGTGAATTAGCATTAATTGCACATGCCAAAGCATGGCCCAATTACAGCAGTGATTATCGCGCTCTTGTAGAACAAGCCAAATCAGAAAGTATGCCTGTCATTGCCGCTAATGCGCCAAGAGAGATAGTGCGATGTATCGGGCAAGTCGGTGTCGATTATCTTGAGAGTTTAAACGCAGAACAACGCCAAACTATCGCCGCCAATCTGGATATTACTGATAGGCCGTATAAAAACAATTTCCAACAGGTGATGGAAGGCGTTGAGCAAGCAAGCATTGAGAAAATGTACGCCGCGCAGGTAGCATGGGATGAAACCATGGCCGAAAGTATCGCCATGCACCACGCCAAATATCCCCACCAGCAAATACTGCATATTGCCGGAAGATTCCACGTAGAAAATGGAATGGGTATCGCCTATTCACTGCATAAACGCGCCCCTAAACTGAAAATCGTATTGATCACTCCGGTATCATCGCTGGATGAACCACTAGGCATGAGCCAATACCCAGAGCATCGCCTACTGGTATTGCCCTTGCCGACACAAGTGATGAATACTCATGAGCATGGCGGTTTTAGTCATCCACACTCAAGTAGTCAGCCTGATTGTCAGTAG
- a CDS encoding YcgN family cysteine cluster protein: MTSPFWQTKTLEQMSEQEWEALCDGCGKCCLHKLMDEDSDEVYYTNVACSWLNSKTCGCKDYPNRFESGEECLKLTRDKIHEFHWLPETCAYRLFSEGKPLPSWHPLITGSKSAMHAAGESVRNKVVYEIDVVDWEDHILNHPNR, encoded by the coding sequence ATGACTTCTCCATTTTGGCAAACAAAAACCCTAGAACAAATGAGCGAACAAGAATGGGAAGCTCTTTGTGATGGCTGTGGTAAATGTTGTCTGCACAAATTAATGGATGAAGACAGCGACGAAGTGTATTACACCAATGTCGCGTGCAGTTGGCTAAACAGTAAAACCTGTGGCTGTAAAGATTACCCAAATCGTTTTGAATCAGGCGAAGAGTGCCTAAAACTGACCCGTGACAAGATCCATGAATTCCACTGGCTGCCAGAAACCTGCGCCTACCGCTTATTTTCCGAAGGTAAACCACTGCCATCATGGCACCCATTAATCACAGGCTCAAAATCCGCCATGCACGCCGCAGGTGAAAGTGTGCGAAATAAAGTGGTGTATGAGATTGATGTTGTGGATTGGGAAGACCACATTTTGAATCATCCCAACCGATAA
- a CDS encoding YkgJ family cysteine cluster protein, with amino-acid sequence MECRLYCGACCIAPSISSSFPLHPHGKKAGERCKQLTDDNLCKLFGKEERPDVCHDFKAAKWVCGEDSKQAIEILTELEYITA; translated from the coding sequence ATGGAATGTCGACTGTATTGCGGGGCGTGCTGTATTGCACCGAGTATCTCTAGTAGTTTCCCGCTACACCCGCATGGGAAAAAAGCAGGTGAACGTTGTAAGCAACTCACCGATGACAATCTATGCAAGCTATTTGGTAAAGAAGAACGTCCTGATGTTTGCCATGATTTCAAGGCTGCAAAATGGGTTTGCGGTGAAGACTCCAAACAAGCTATTGAGATCCTTACAGAACTTGAATACATTACCGCCTGA